The DNA segment CCATCGAAGTCATCTCCTCTTTCAGGGGGTGGAACGGAAGAAAAGCGCTAGCGGCGCGAGCCCAGCCAGAAGCCCACGACGAAGGCGGCGCCGACGCACGCATGCGGATGGCGGCGCACCCACTGGCGCCAGTCGGCGGCCACCGCCACCTCCTCGCGCAGGGCACTGACGGACGTGGCCAGCTCCGCGCGCGTGCGCTCGATTTCCGCGCGCAGCGCGGCGGCGCTCCGGGGAGTGGCGGCCTTGGGAAGTCCATTGCTAGCGGCCATTCGTC comes from the Pyxidicoccus xibeiensis genome and includes:
- a CDS encoding DUF3618 domain-containing protein — its product is MAASNGLPKAATPRSAAALRAEIERTRAELATSVSALREEVAVAADWRQWVRRHPHACVGAAFVVGFWLGSRR